A genomic stretch from Candidatus Krumholzibacteriota bacterium includes:
- a CDS encoding Rrf2 family transcriptional regulator — translation MEILRRNTDYALRALVILGRTEQDMPVPASKLAEREKISYPLTCKLLQKLQKAKIVQSRMGPSGGFQLRRDSSDISLLEIIEAIQGRILVNACFSDDFLCEKSPTCLTKAKLQYLQDHLENYFSGLTLADIIEDKGKRKKTVRIR, via the coding sequence ATGGAGATACTTCGCAGAAATACTGATTATGCCCTGCGGGCCCTTGTAATACTGGGCCGGACGGAACAAGACATGCCGGTTCCGGCGAGTAAGCTCGCCGAGCGCGAAAAGATCTCGTATCCGCTTACCTGCAAGCTGCTTCAGAAACTTCAGAAAGCGAAGATCGTGCAAAGCAGGATGGGGCCATCTGGCGGATTTCAGCTCAGGAGAGATTCCTCAGATATCAGCCTGCTCGAGATCATCGAGGCGATACAAGGTCGTATTCTCGTCAACGCCTGTTTCAGTGATGACTTTCTTTGCGAAAAAAGTCCAACCTGCCTTACGAAGGCAAAGCTCCAATACCTTCAGGACCATCTGGAAAACTACTTCAGCGGGCTTACTCTCGCCGACATCATTGAAGATAAGGGAAAAAGAAAGAAAACTGTCAGGATAAGATAA
- a CDS encoding rubredoxin, which translates to MDKWECTVCSYVYDPEIGDPEAGIDPGTAFEDLPEDWICPECGAGKEEFEKV; encoded by the coding sequence ATGGATAAATGGGAATGCACGGTATGCAGTTATGTATATGATCCGGAAATCGGTGACCCGGAAGCGGGGATCGATCCGGGAACTGCCTTTGAAGACCTTCCAGAAGACTGGATCTGCCCCGAATGCGGAGCCGGCAAGGAAGAGTTCGAAAAGGTGTAA
- a CDS encoding ferritin family protein — MPDRNDAMKEALVNAIYKEIGASNFYRNIGGSITNSGGKKIFLSLSDDEQGHREKLESWYKKLFNEKFIPSPSKIRESEIRGIAVGEVAGALAALDIAIEAEGNANDFYQKEADKAVEKDLKSLFLSLAEEELGHYNLLLAEKNSLIDSFYWFDMDSTTFMED; from the coding sequence ATGCCTGACAGGAATGACGCTATGAAAGAGGCTCTCGTCAACGCGATATACAAGGAGATCGGCGCCAGCAACTTTTACAGGAATATCGGGGGAAGTATCACCAACTCCGGCGGGAAAAAGATCTTTCTCAGTCTCTCCGATGACGAACAGGGCCATCGCGAAAAACTCGAATCATGGTACAAGAAACTTTTTAACGAGAAATTCATTCCCTCTCCAAGCAAGATCAGGGAGTCGGAGATCCGCGGCATAGCCGTTGGCGAGGTGGCGGGAGCTCTTGCCGCTCTCGATATCGCCATCGAGGCGGAGGGAAACGCCAATGACTTCTACCAGAAGGAAGCAGACAAGGCTGTCGAAAAAGATCTGAAAAGCCTCTTTTTAAGTCTTGCCGAAGAAGAACTGGGGCATTACAATCTGCTGCTGGCGGAAAAGAATTCATTGATTGACAGTTTTTACTGGTTCGATATGGATTCGACGACATTCATGGAAGATTGA
- a CDS encoding SpoIIE family protein phosphatase — protein sequence MEDDSERTEEEAGLTEVGQVLKVLSRAIARETAAFNYYYKGSEDKTLPAGVRGLLERLAEEERRHRYLLLNEYMTVQKSWSNDGAEDKEHSLSYHVPDEFELTSLSGTTDIEITSISLPGRLLGGDNIISEVIRGRDKREKGTFLMLYDVMGHSIKTTEINALAARLLGEYIEASSSGKMEMELLSPKNIVCHLNERFGEKFEGQGVFLTLLCLLIDFEDKMMTFTIAGHEPPFLVHDRGKVGSLLNTQLILGVDTNFTYRESKVPFESGNVFCIFSDGLVEAKGPGDEIFGRDRIAACLEKTWEGTPEEIIKNIMAELREFSSGIPLEDEISIVVIRSKGE from the coding sequence ATGGAAGACGATTCGGAGAGGACAGAGGAAGAAGCCGGTCTGACTGAAGTCGGGCAGGTGCTGAAAGTGCTCTCCAGGGCGATCGCCAGGGAAACCGCCGCGTTCAACTACTATTACAAGGGGAGCGAAGACAAGACTCTTCCGGCCGGTGTCAGGGGGTTGCTCGAACGGCTTGCCGAAGAAGAGCGAAGACACAGGTATCTGCTCCTTAACGAGTATATGACGGTGCAGAAAAGCTGGAGCAATGACGGTGCCGAGGACAAGGAACATTCCCTGTCTTATCATGTTCCCGACGAATTTGAGTTGACCTCGTTGAGCGGGACGACAGACATCGAGATCACTTCGATATCTCTTCCCGGGAGGCTCCTCGGGGGAGACAATATCATTTCTGAAGTGATCAGGGGGCGCGACAAAAGAGAAAAGGGCACCTTCCTGATGCTATACGACGTGATGGGGCACAGTATCAAAACAACAGAGATCAATGCCCTTGCCGCCAGGCTGCTCGGTGAATACATTGAAGCTTCATCTTCGGGGAAGATGGAGATGGAGCTGCTCAGCCCGAAAAATATAGTCTGCCACCTGAATGAGAGGTTCGGCGAGAAATTCGAGGGGCAGGGAGTCTTCCTGACTCTGCTTTGCCTTCTGATAGATTTCGAAGACAAGATGATGACTTTCACCATTGCCGGACATGAGCCACCCTTTCTCGTCCACGACAGAGGAAAGGTAGGCTCTCTTCTCAACACCCAGCTTATCCTCGGCGTTGACACGAACTTCACCTACAGGGAGAGCAAGGTCCCTTTCGAGTCAGGGAACGTATTCTGCATATTTTCCGATGGCCTGGTGGAAGCGAAGGGCCCCGGAGATGAGATATTCGGGAGGGACAGGATCGCCGCTTGCCTGGAAAAAACGTGGGAAGGTACGCCAGAAGAAATAATAAAGAATATCATGGCAGAATTGAGGGAATTCTCTTCCGGCATACCTCTGGAAGATGAGATATCAATCGTCGTTATACGGTCAAAAGGAGAATAG
- a CDS encoding ferritin family protein, with protein sequence MMSFDNIEQIIEFAIGEEEKAARFYTELAEKVPHKNMKEVFLGFAEEEKGHKAKLLGVKEGRLELPEKKKVTDLKIADYLVDVDPSEDFDYQKALIIAMKAEKAAFRLYQDLAGQTDIPEMKELFLRLAQEEAKHKLRFEIEYDDEILKED encoded by the coding sequence ATGATGAGTTTCGACAATATAGAGCAGATCATCGAATTCGCTATCGGAGAGGAAGAAAAAGCGGCCAGGTTCTATACCGAACTGGCGGAGAAGGTCCCGCACAAGAATATGAAAGAGGTCTTCCTTGGATTTGCCGAAGAGGAAAAGGGACATAAGGCGAAACTCCTCGGTGTCAAGGAAGGCAGGCTGGAACTTCCCGAGAAGAAAAAGGTCACAGACCTGAAGATCGCCGATTACCTCGTTGATGTCGATCCCTCGGAAGATTTCGATTACCAGAAGGCGCTGATAATAGCGATGAAGGCTGAAAAAGCCGCTTTCAGACTCTATCAGGACCTTGCCGGCCAGACGGATATCCCGGAGATGAAAGAGTTGTTTCTACGCCTGGCCCAGGAAGAGGCAAAGCACAAGCTGAGATTCGAGATCGAATACGACGACGAGATACTAAAGGAAGACTAG
- a CDS encoding M28 family peptidase, whose protein sequence is MLRDTLIIVLAGALLFPRGASADGLEEAYRSVSKSEIRGIIEFLGSDLLEGRAPGTRGAQLAEEYIQSLFQVLEIAPYTGEGFSISGADALSGAANDLSRGYYQEFTLNGFSIDRLGGEAGGVTLSYPDDIVGSYTGAGGEFSLTGEVVFAGFGISSDDWSWDDYKDVSVEGKIVIVRVNEPQGSDESDESLFEGSALTYFGRWTYKIEEAARRGAKGILLVHTTESAGYGWHVVMNSWGGEEVYLDSAIDNDLLFRGWIREEKFVQIAAAAGMSMEDLYGRSESGGFRPVDLGVDIMVTGESSRRSFTTRNVVGFIPGNDPKYAGKAIVLSAHIDHLGMNPRLEGDRIFNGAVDNGSAVASMMVTARHIKEYEKDLKYSVIILACEAEEAGLLGSHYFAGTLDPSKIIANINFESTPVWEKSRNFVGVGAKYSNIEDILKRILHDADLEYSYFSMSDQGFFYRSDQFSFARKGIPSVWLSAGEDFESGRNRLMEFFLGKYHTVDDEYDPEWDLGSAVQTIGVALRLIDYINRETPEIEWKGRISFPVD, encoded by the coding sequence ATGTTAAGAGATACATTGATTATTGTTCTGGCTGGGGCGCTGTTATTTCCGCGCGGGGCATCGGCCGATGGGCTGGAGGAGGCGTACAGATCAGTATCGAAGAGTGAGATCCGCGGGATCATCGAGTTTCTCGGAAGCGATCTGCTCGAAGGAAGGGCTCCAGGGACGAGGGGCGCGCAGCTCGCCGAGGAATATATACAGAGCCTCTTCCAGGTGCTTGAAATAGCACCTTACACCGGGGAGGGATTCTCCATTTCCGGCGCGGATGCTCTATCCGGCGCGGCGAATGATCTCTCCAGAGGATATTACCAGGAATTCACGCTGAACGGATTCAGCATCGACCGCCTCGGCGGTGAAGCGGGAGGGGTGACCCTGTCCTATCCCGACGATATCGTCGGAAGCTATACGGGCGCTGGTGGAGAGTTTTCGCTGACCGGCGAGGTTGTGTTCGCCGGATTCGGCATAAGTTCGGACGACTGGTCGTGGGATGACTATAAAGATGTTTCCGTCGAGGGAAAGATCGTGATCGTCCGCGTGAATGAACCACAGGGTAGCGACGAGTCCGACGAGAGCCTTTTCGAAGGGAGCGCCCTGACCTACTTCGGGCGCTGGACTTACAAGATCGAGGAGGCGGCAAGACGGGGAGCAAAAGGGATCCTTCTCGTCCATACCACCGAGTCGGCAGGGTATGGATGGCATGTGGTTATGAATTCATGGGGTGGCGAGGAGGTCTATCTCGATTCAGCGATAGACAACGACCTTCTTTTCAGGGGGTGGATCAGGGAAGAGAAATTCGTCCAGATAGCCGCTGCCGCGGGGATGTCGATGGAAGATCTGTACGGCAGGTCGGAGAGTGGCGGCTTCAGGCCGGTCGATCTTGGAGTCGATATTATGGTCACCGGCGAAAGCAGCCGCCGCAGTTTTACGACGAGAAATGTGGTCGGTTTTATTCCGGGTAATGACCCGAAGTATGCCGGGAAAGCGATCGTGCTGAGCGCCCATATCGATCACCTCGGGATGAACCCCCGGCTGGAGGGAGACCGGATATTCAACGGCGCCGTCGACAACGGTTCGGCGGTCGCTTCGATGATGGTGACCGCCAGGCATATAAAGGAATACGAAAAGGATCTCAAGTATTCGGTGATAATCCTCGCCTGCGAGGCGGAGGAGGCGGGCCTGCTCGGATCGCATTATTTTGCCGGGACTCTCGACCCTTCAAAGATCATAGCCAATATCAATTTCGAATCGACCCCGGTATGGGAGAAGTCGCGCAATTTCGTCGGGGTAGGGGCGAAATATTCAAATATCGAAGATATCCTTAAAAGGATCCTTCATGATGCAGACCTGGAGTACTCGTACTTCTCGATGTCAGACCAGGGGTTCTTCTATCGAAGCGACCAGTTCAGTTTCGCAAGGAAAGGGATACCGTCTGTATGGCTCAGCGCCGGGGAGGATTTCGAGAGCGGTAGAAACAGGCTTATGGAGTTCTTTCTAGGCAAATACCATACTGTCGACGATGAATATGACCCGGAATGGGATCTCGGAAGCGCTGTCCAGACGATAGGCGTGGCGCTACGACTGATCGATTATATAAACAGGGAAACGCCGGAGATAGAGTGGAAGGGAAGGATCTCCTTTCCCGTCGACTAA
- a CDS encoding C69 family dipeptidase, whose translation MKNPVTTISFCLALLVSSSHLSPAGSCTIVVAGRDATVDGSVITSHTDACDNSRLVYVPAMRHGKGSMAPVYWGIQDPSIAHGEWEVIGEIPQVERTFAYFHSGYSHINEYQLAIGESTTSQRDELGLEKGEGEQIITVEQAMIFALQRCRKAIDAVRLITSLVDEYGFLPSCGPESETIAIADPDEAWILELFSIGPGWKRGSGKPGALWAARRLPDDHVAMVPNWSIIGEIDLSRSGEFIASSNYMQEAIDRGWYDPAGGAPFVWQEIYAPLPREWATSRSWLFYSTFCAGLREWPDRWLEKPAKKNDSYHQYVEPLSIYPFSARPDTLISVRDVIAFQRSTFEGTIYDMTADFDWLVPDDEGNLVKSPLATPFPTPDLRNLLDIDFRRNVSKGGYGMVAQLRSWLPDPVGGIYWFFVDNQHVGAYVPIYTGVTQIHQAYQVWDPEKYDEGSVRWAIDFVDNLLYLKWQEAIKDVKALRDPLEDSFFKQQAQIDEEAARLYKKDPQKAKKYLTGITLERMGEIHGIYSGLRDQLITKYSNNRVRP comes from the coding sequence ATGAAGAACCCCGTGACAACAATATCATTCTGCCTCGCCTTGCTTGTATCGTCATCGCACCTGTCGCCGGCCGGTTCCTGCACGATAGTCGTGGCCGGCAGGGATGCCACTGTCGACGGTTCAGTGATAACCTCGCATACCGACGCGTGCGACAATTCACGACTAGTCTATGTTCCGGCGATGAGACACGGGAAGGGAAGTATGGCTCCCGTCTACTGGGGAATCCAGGACCCCTCTATCGCCCACGGAGAATGGGAAGTGATAGGGGAGATACCGCAGGTAGAAAGGACTTTCGCCTATTTCCATTCGGGATATTCGCATATAAATGAATACCAGCTGGCGATAGGCGAGAGCACGACGAGCCAGCGGGATGAACTTGGTCTCGAAAAGGGAGAAGGCGAGCAGATAATCACCGTAGAGCAGGCGATGATATTCGCCCTCCAGAGGTGCAGGAAAGCGATAGACGCTGTGAGGCTGATCACGTCTCTTGTCGACGAATACGGTTTTCTTCCTTCGTGCGGACCGGAATCGGAGACGATAGCGATCGCCGATCCTGATGAAGCCTGGATCCTCGAGCTTTTCAGCATCGGACCGGGATGGAAACGCGGGAGTGGAAAACCTGGAGCTCTCTGGGCAGCAAGACGACTTCCAGACGATCACGTGGCGATGGTCCCGAACTGGTCGATCATTGGCGAGATCGATCTTTCCCGTTCCGGCGAGTTCATCGCTTCGTCCAACTACATGCAGGAAGCTATCGACAGGGGCTGGTACGATCCGGCAGGGGGAGCCCCATTCGTATGGCAGGAAATCTACGCTCCCCTTCCAAGAGAATGGGCTACGAGCAGATCGTGGCTCTTTTATTCGACTTTCTGCGCCGGTCTCAGGGAGTGGCCCGACAGGTGGCTCGAAAAACCGGCGAAGAAGAATGACTCATATCACCAGTATGTCGAACCGCTTTCCATCTATCCATTTTCCGCCAGGCCGGACACACTCATCTCCGTACGTGACGTGATCGCTTTCCAGCGCTCGACTTTCGAGGGGACGATCTATGATATGACGGCCGATTTCGACTGGCTCGTGCCGGATGACGAGGGAAATCTCGTGAAGAGCCCTCTCGCGACACCTTTCCCCACGCCTGACTTGAGAAACCTTCTCGATATCGATTTTCGCAGAAACGTCTCCAAGGGGGGATACGGGATGGTCGCCCAGCTGCGGTCATGGCTTCCCGATCCCGTAGGAGGAATCTACTGGTTCTTCGTAGATAACCAGCATGTCGGAGCGTATGTGCCGATCTATACCGGTGTGACGCAGATCCATCAGGCTTACCAGGTATGGGATCCCGAAAAGTATGATGAGGGCTCGGTCAGATGGGCGATAGATTTTGTCGACAATCTCCTCTACCTTAAATGGCAGGAGGCGATAAAGGACGTCAAGGCTCTGCGCGATCCGCTGGAAGACTCCTTCTTCAAGCAGCAGGCTCAGATCGATGAAGAAGCGGCCCGTCTGTATAAAAAAGACCCTCAAAAAGCGAAGAAATACCTTACCGGGATAACTCTGGAGCGGATGGGGGAGATACACGGTATCTACTCCGGGCTCAGGGACCAGCTCATTACGAAATATTCGAATAACAGGGTAAGGCCATAA
- a CDS encoding HEAT repeat domain-containing protein has protein sequence MKGRFLQTAFLFCLAVVFTVGLTFATVELPYRIDHIIQGRVTTPGFDSHADEASRLQTELFIDHYNLRETGYFFFALMVILLITGFATRRTALAAAGAFTFMLPVFAQFAGVMFFLAGLGILNILWLPLLDISYDLQQLGMVIHAPYDLLMWLLGKAGINGYRYIVNFFIGGGLLLFFLGTWAWLIARGGRKKVADIWIYRFSRHPQYAGWIIWSYGVYLLLLRGLYPKRSWGIGASLPWLLSTIFIIGVAMAEEIRMARLHGSKYEKYRLSAPFLFPLPLCIRRLFSVPLRLIFKKEFPVRRREVAAVLSLYTALLLSISALFYMDGTRTISLLFRPAASRQEELEDITRDIEVEDRRIPRYRLAERLRSYGNPSVEHFVRLLGNEKDPVRLIAIDALGKLGSEKTLPVLVGLLDDHSADIRWHATIASGAIFSRLRDKDVALADVDANTKTEKIPAATREMETIYQLAREALAARLDDTESYIRIEAMKSLAYAGSDTIVERAKRYMGSDEKWFRAGTIDALGLLRSEKAVDIILAGLVDDDAYVRRRSVIALVMSRSRRGCPVLEKAAGDDDREVRLYAAEALKRLCP, from the coding sequence ATGAAAGGACGATTCCTTCAGACTGCTTTCCTTTTTTGCCTGGCCGTTGTCTTTACAGTCGGGCTGACTTTTGCGACTGTCGAGCTTCCTTACAGGATCGATCATATTATCCAGGGCAGAGTGACTACTCCCGGTTTCGATTCCCATGCAGATGAGGCGAGCCGTCTCCAGACAGAGCTGTTCATCGATCATTACAATCTCAGGGAAACAGGATATTTTTTCTTTGCCTTGATGGTCATCCTTCTCATAACCGGATTTGCCACGCGCAGGACAGCCCTGGCGGCCGCTGGAGCTTTTACTTTCATGCTTCCTGTTTTCGCGCAGTTCGCCGGTGTAATGTTCTTCCTTGCCGGCCTGGGAATATTGAACATCCTCTGGCTACCCCTTCTCGACATTTCATACGACCTTCAACAGCTCGGGATGGTCATCCACGCTCCATACGACCTGTTGATGTGGCTGCTGGGAAAGGCCGGTATCAACGGCTACCGGTATATCGTCAATTTCTTCATCGGAGGAGGGCTTCTTCTTTTTTTTCTGGGAACATGGGCCTGGCTCATCGCCCGGGGCGGCAGGAAAAAGGTGGCAGATATCTGGATATACAGGTTCTCCCGCCATCCGCAATACGCCGGATGGATAATCTGGAGCTACGGGGTCTACCTCCTGCTTCTTCGTGGACTGTATCCGAAACGTTCATGGGGAATAGGTGCCAGTCTTCCTTGGCTGCTGTCGACGATCTTCATCATCGGAGTGGCTATGGCAGAGGAGATACGGATGGCCCGTCTCCATGGAAGCAAGTACGAAAAATACCGCTTGAGCGCGCCTTTCCTTTTTCCTTTGCCCCTCTGTATCAGACGGCTTTTCTCGGTGCCGCTGAGATTGATCTTTAAAAAAGAGTTTCCCGTCAGAAGACGCGAAGTTGCCGCTGTCCTTTCCCTTTACACAGCCCTGCTCCTGTCGATATCGGCTCTTTTCTATATGGACGGAACCCGAACGATATCTCTCCTCTTCAGACCAGCCGCCAGCCGCCAGGAAGAACTTGAGGATATCACCAGAGATATTGAAGTGGAGGATCGCAGGATACCCCGGTATCGCCTGGCGGAAAGGTTGAGATCGTACGGAAACCCATCTGTGGAACATTTCGTCAGGCTGCTGGGCAATGAAAAAGATCCGGTCAGGTTGATCGCTATAGACGCTCTTGGGAAGCTTGGGAGTGAAAAAACCCTGCCGGTTCTCGTTGGATTGCTTGATGATCACTCTGCCGATATACGCTGGCATGCGACTATCGCTTCCGGGGCGATTTTTTCAAGGCTTCGGGATAAAGATGTCGCTCTCGCCGACGTCGACGCAAATACGAAGACGGAGAAGATTCCCGCCGCGACCCGGGAAATGGAGACGATCTATCAACTCGCCCGGGAGGCGCTTGCCGCCAGGCTCGACGATACAGAATCATATATCCGTATTGAAGCGATGAAATCGCTGGCTTACGCCGGATCCGACACAATAGTCGAAAGAGCAAAGCGGTACATGGGCAGCGACGAGAAGTGGTTCCGCGCGGGTACGATCGACGCCCTCGGACTTCTGCGCTCGGAAAAGGCTGTAGATATAATTCTTGCCGGGCTCGTCGACGATGACGCGTATGTCAGGCGCCGCTCCGTTATCGCCCTGGTTATGTCCCGATCGCGCCGGGGATGCCCGGTACTGGAAAAGGCGGCAGGCGACGACGACAGGGAAGTCCGCCTCTACGCCGCCGAAGCGTTGAAGCGCCTCTGCCCCTGA
- a CDS encoding helix-turn-helix transcriptional regulator: MTDRLMTTKELAAYLSLNEKKVYSLVKKGAIPFTRVTGKYLFPLDSVNRWIEESIIAASTGKSTGKITITGSHDPAIDLLVSEVNQRHSDITMLMASVGSTRGMEMLRDGRADMAGIHILDPDSSDYNLPWIEKNAPGLRPVVVHFAMRSQGLIVAKGNPLGIAGIEDIAARRLKFAGRQKGSGTRMLLGHLLFRAGLAESNIEMPLGEAATHTEIAQAVRAGLVDAGLGVQAAAIAARLDFINLTEESFDIAMSKRNFYSEPVQKCLDTVRSEAFRGKVTSMGGYDMKDSGSVISWG; the protein is encoded by the coding sequence ATGACAGACCGGTTGATGACGACGAAAGAACTGGCCGCTTATCTGAGCCTTAACGAAAAGAAGGTATACAGCCTTGTGAAAAAAGGGGCTATCCCCTTCACGAGGGTGACGGGAAAATACCTCTTCCCGCTAGACTCGGTAAACAGATGGATCGAGGAGAGCATTATAGCCGCTTCGACCGGAAAAAGCACCGGAAAGATCACCATCACGGGAAGCCACGACCCTGCCATCGACCTTCTCGTATCGGAAGTGAACCAGAGACATTCTGATATCACGATGTTGATGGCGAGCGTGGGCAGCACAAGAGGGATGGAGATGCTCAGGGATGGAAGGGCGGACATGGCAGGCATCCACATCCTCGACCCCGATTCGAGCGACTATAACCTTCCATGGATAGAAAAAAACGCCCCCGGATTAAGACCTGTAGTCGTTCATTTCGCGATGAGAAGCCAGGGACTGATAGTGGCAAAGGGGAATCCTCTCGGTATTGCCGGGATCGAGGATATCGCCGCAAGGCGGCTTAAGTTCGCCGGAAGGCAGAAGGGCTCGGGCACAAGGATGCTGTTGGGGCACCTTCTCTTCAGAGCCGGCCTCGCCGAATCCAATATCGAGATGCCTCTCGGCGAGGCGGCGACGCACACCGAGATCGCCCAGGCGGTCCGCGCCGGGCTTGTCGATGCCGGATTGGGAGTGCAGGCAGCGGCGATCGCGGCAAGGCTCGATTTTATAAATCTTACCGAGGAAAGCTTCGATATCGCCATGTCGAAGAGAAATTTTTACAGCGAGCCGGTGCAGAAATGCCTCGACACAGTCAGGTCCGAGGCGTTCAGGGGGAAAGTGACGTCGATGGGCGGCTATGACATGAAAGATTCCGGATCTGTCATCTCATGGGGATAA
- the rsgA gene encoding ribosome small subunit-dependent GTPase A, whose protein sequence is MELKDLGFDEWFQSQLDESENKDFHPARVTAVDRSRYIIRNENGELPAELAGRLSYHSEDDADLPCVGDWVFVTYYDSGTFAIIHGLFSRKTILTRKSAGKSIDHQLIASNIDTAFVVQAADSDFNLRRLERYLAMVGEGKIDSAILLSKTDLVSSDELQEMLGGISSAGIKARVIAFSNESRSGLDEIRSFLEAGKTYCLLGSSGVGKTSLLNHLTGREEFLTRKVREKDGKGRHATTRRQLIVLDNGAMLIDNPGMRELGLIGLDTGIDESFSDITQLTPNCRFRNCTYSNEEGCSVLEAVDNGSLDKERYKSYMKLIRESEFHQMSYVEKRKKDKDFGKYVKSVKKDMKKKGDRR, encoded by the coding sequence ATGGAACTGAAGGATCTCGGATTCGATGAGTGGTTTCAGAGCCAACTCGATGAATCGGAAAATAAGGATTTTCACCCTGCCAGGGTGACAGCCGTCGACCGGTCGCGATATATCATCAGGAATGAAAATGGTGAATTGCCAGCCGAGCTCGCCGGCAGATTATCTTATCATTCAGAGGATGATGCCGATCTGCCATGCGTTGGAGACTGGGTCTTTGTCACGTACTACGATTCAGGCACCTTTGCAATAATTCATGGCCTGTTCTCGAGAAAAACAATCTTGACGCGAAAGTCCGCGGGCAAGTCGATCGATCATCAGCTCATCGCTTCAAATATCGATACAGCTTTTGTAGTGCAGGCGGCCGATTCCGATTTCAATCTAAGGCGGCTTGAGCGTTACCTGGCGATGGTCGGAGAGGGCAAGATCGACTCTGCCATTCTGCTGAGCAAGACCGACCTGGTAAGTTCCGATGAACTTCAGGAAATGCTGGGCGGGATCAGCAGTGCCGGCATCAAAGCCAGGGTCATTGCGTTCAGTAACGAATCTCGATCCGGGCTTGATGAGATCAGGAGTTTCCTCGAGGCTGGCAAGACATACTGCCTGCTCGGATCCTCGGGAGTCGGAAAGACATCCCTTCTAAATCATCTTACAGGCAGGGAAGAGTTTCTGACAAGGAAGGTCAGGGAAAAAGACGGTAAGGGAAGACACGCCACTACGCGCCGCCAGCTGATAGTTCTCGATAACGGAGCGATGTTGATCGATAATCCCGGAATGCGCGAGCTGGGCCTGATCGGCCTCGATACGGGGATCGATGAAAGTTTTTCGGATATCACTCAGTTGACCCCTAATTGCCGTTTTCGTAACTGCACTTATTCGAACGAAGAGGGTTGTTCGGTCCTCGAGGCTGTCGATAACGGTAGTCTCGACAAAGAACGGTATAAGAGCTATATGAAGCTGATACGGGAATCGGAATTTCATCAGATGTCGTACGTGGAAAAACGAAAAAAGGATAAAGATTTCGGCAAGTATGTTAAATCAGTCAAGAAAGATATGAAAAAAAAGGGGGACAGGCGGTGA
- a CDS encoding DUF3078 domain-containing protein: MRTRIFILMLATWIAFSGCLSAQEEKAEKPEYGWKKEMVGALNITQTTFDNWAQGGENSFAWQTSLYFKFTNDQERSNWTNSGKFGFGSTKAGDQETQKSIDEIKLESVYTYKLGWLADPFVAATGETQFAPGYVYDTDPKTQISAFMDPGYFRESIGLAYQSNKIVKTRIGFSMKQTLTSVYPVPYADDPETDDKIEKTKNEIGAESVTDVDWKITENTKLTSKLELFTAFKAFNETDVNLDNLLTVKISKYINVNFNFKLFYDRDISKRRQIKQAVALGITYSFL, from the coding sequence ATGAGAACAAGGATTTTCATATTGATGCTGGCGACGTGGATCGCATTCAGCGGTTGCCTGTCAGCTCAGGAAGAGAAGGCTGAGAAGCCGGAGTATGGCTGGAAAAAAGAGATGGTCGGCGCCCTCAATATTACTCAGACTACATTCGACAACTGGGCCCAGGGCGGGGAGAATTCATTCGCCTGGCAGACAAGCCTCTATTTCAAATTCACAAACGACCAGGAAAGATCCAATTGGACCAATTCGGGCAAATTCGGCTTCGGGTCGACGAAGGCGGGAGACCAGGAGACTCAGAAGTCGATAGACGAGATCAAGCTGGAGAGCGTTTATACATATAAACTGGGGTGGCTGGCAGATCCTTTCGTCGCTGCCACGGGGGAGACGCAGTTTGCCCCTGGATATGTCTATGACACTGATCCCAAAACGCAGATATCGGCTTTCATGGACCCGGGGTATTTTCGAGAAAGCATCGGGCTTGCTTATCAGTCGAACAAGATAGTAAAGACAAGGATCGGTTTCTCTATGAAACAGACATTGACAAGCGTTTACCCGGTGCCTTACGCAGATGATCCGGAAACTGACGACAAGATAGAGAAGACAAAGAATGAGATCGGAGCCGAATCAGTGACAGATGTCGACTGGAAGATAACCGAGAACACGAAGCTCACATCGAAGCTCGAACTGTTCACCGCTTTCAAGGCGTTCAATGAGACAGATGTCAACCTGGATAATCTCCTGACTGTGAAGATCTCGAAATATATCAATGTCAATTTCAATTTCAAACTCTTCTACGACAGGGATATTTCCAAGCGGCGTCAGATCAAGCAGGCGGTAGCCCTCGGGATAACGTACAGTTTCCTGTAG